In Candidatus Hydrogenedens sp., one genomic interval encodes:
- a CDS encoding ABC transporter permease, whose translation MLGFLLIMKAEIIRGWIITRRYWFRTLTGLIIGYGMLMILIAGFFYSQPAIEKGINQLDDPTRATNYILGFIIGLFAFGVIGMFTQGIQGMAQTGVLEQLCMSPYGLVTNFLARAVVASVTTIFYSALMVYFVVISVGGKLFFDPIPVIVLLTLSFINLLGFGFMVGGLVLVFKQVGQLTIIVRMALFALAIFAREEFLQQGWLISLFMHALPITDASICLKYVLVKGQQVAPGQFMSVFFHPCFYWLCASCIIWTFIGISLFKIMENYSRYKGTLGIY comes from the coding sequence ATGCTTGGCTTCTTACTTATTATGAAGGCAGAGATTATACGCGGTTGGATTATTACCCGACGCTACTGGTTTCGCACTTTGACGGGACTTATTATCGGGTATGGAATGCTCATGATACTTATCGCCGGTTTTTTTTATAGTCAGCCCGCTATAGAAAAAGGAATAAATCAACTGGATGACCCAACTCGTGCTACCAACTATATTTTAGGTTTTATTATTGGTTTATTTGCCTTCGGTGTAATTGGTATGTTCACACAGGGTATTCAAGGTATGGCTCAAACAGGTGTGTTAGAACAATTATGTATGAGCCCTTATGGACTGGTAACAAATTTTCTTGCCCGTGCCGTAGTTGCGTCCGTAACAACAATTTTTTATTCCGCTCTTATGGTTTACTTTGTGGTGATTAGTGTTGGTGGAAAACTATTTTTTGACCCCATCCCTGTGATTGTTTTGCTGACCTTATCCTTTATTAACCTGTTAGGGTTTGGGTTCATGGTGGGTGGACTGGTTCTTGTCTTTAAGCAAGTAGGGCAACTGACGATTATCGTGCGGATGGCATTGTTTGCATTAGCCATTTTTGCCCGCGAAGAATTTTTACAGCAAGGTTGGCTTATATCTCTTTTTATGCATGCCTTGCCTATTACAGACGCTTCTATCTGCTTAAAATATGTGCTTGTAAAAGGACAACAGGTAGCCCCGGGACAATTTATGTCTGTATTTTTCCATCCCTGCTTCTATTGGCTCTGTGCCAGTTGTATCATTTGGACATTTATTGGAATTTCCCTGTTTAAGATAATGGAAAATTATAGTAGATATAAAGGCACATTAGGGATTTATTAA
- a CDS encoding HD domain-containing phosphohydrolase: MNFRIVSSTLSPQVLKKVKNAFKDDDTPIIIDSQNESAFFSGVMMAITQSSQIDTVMDIIRTVRNEYDALFYLIANAIDAREGIPLGGAQRMVKLAKELGNVLDLTSNQLWILEHGCVLRDIGKLSISNDILLKKTVLTYDEWVLLKSHAHIGANMLKEWNIFPELVEVIASHHECYDGDGYPEGLEGEQIPFLSRILKVLDVYCAMTSRRNYRTGVASHEEALEYLLEERGKHFDPQIIDAFTKIKLKEIDNDL, from the coding sequence ATGAACTTTCGGATTGTTTCTTCTACCTTATCACCTCAGGTTTTAAAGAAAGTAAAAAATGCTTTTAAAGATGATGATACCCCTATCATTATAGATTCTCAAAACGAATCTGCCTTTTTCTCCGGTGTAATGATGGCGATTACACAAAGTTCCCAGATAGACACTGTGATGGATATCATACGCACTGTTAGAAATGAATATGATGCTTTGTTTTATTTAATTGCCAATGCCATTGACGCCCGCGAAGGTATTCCTTTAGGTGGGGCACAACGCATGGTAAAATTAGCAAAAGAGTTAGGGAATGTATTAGACCTCACTTCCAATCAATTGTGGATTTTAGAACATGGATGTGTGTTAAGAGACATTGGGAAACTTAGTATATCCAACGATATTTTACTGAAAAAAACGGTGCTTACTTATGATGAATGGGTGCTCTTAAAATCACACGCTCACATTGGAGCCAACATGCTGAAAGAATGGAATATCTTCCCGGAATTGGTAGAGGTGATTGCATCACACCACGAATGTTACGATGGAGATGGGTATCCCGAAGGTCTTGAAGGCGAACAGATACCTTTTCTTTCCCGCATATTAAAAGTGCTCGATGTTTACTGTGCCATGACCTCCCGACGCAATTACCGCACGGGTGTGGCTTCACACGAGGAAGCATTAGAATACCTTCTGGAAGAACGAGGGAAACATTTCGACCCACAAATAATTGATGCCTTTACGAAAATAAAATTAAAAGAAATAGACAACGACCTGTAA
- a CDS encoding DUF2569 family protein, translating into MSLFSENSSESQIKRGPEPGVRGFLLFFCIVFIFLTPFVGIYNLINDYQNASGDFDYIPGLRLFLIVESGLRSFVILFSIFAGASILSLWNGAVRITKAYLISFLCSLVLGMALLFSLVEFPPDYYDLVLGKIAYETIGSLIYFIVCYLYINFSKRVRVTFPDSFPEIRNKKKEES; encoded by the coding sequence ATGAGTTTGTTTAGCGAAAATAGTTCTGAATCACAAATCAAAAGAGGACCGGAACCGGGTGTTCGAGGTTTTCTTTTGTTTTTTTGTATCGTGTTTATTTTCCTGACGCCTTTCGTCGGGATTTATAATCTTATAAATGATTATCAGAACGCCTCAGGTGACTTTGATTACATTCCCGGTTTGCGGCTGTTTCTGATTGTTGAATCGGGTTTGCGGTCTTTTGTAATTTTATTCAGCATTTTCGCAGGTGCAAGCATTCTATCCTTATGGAACGGGGCTGTGCGAATAACAAAAGCCTATCTAATCTCCTTTCTATGTTCCTTAGTTCTCGGAATGGCTCTTTTATTCTCCTTGGTCGAATTTCCACCCGATTACTACGACCTTGTATTAGGCAAGATAGCATACGAAACCATTGGTTCTTTAATTTACTTTATTGTTTGTTATTTATATATCAATTTTTCCAAAAGGGTTCGTGTTACCTTCCCGGATTCTTTCCCTGAAATACGCAACAAGAAGAAAGAGGAGTCATAA